One Calonectris borealis chromosome 16, bCalBor7.hap1.2, whole genome shotgun sequence DNA window includes the following coding sequences:
- the TMEM114 gene encoding transmembrane protein 114 isoform X1, which translates to MRVHLGVLSLFLALVGVSSFVFLVVAIATDFWYIIDASKLETSRNGTVALSSHSGLWRTCRVRSECYPLINPFWHENANITDSHRQLLYMHGTFVILMPLSLILMIFGGMTGFISIVARAYLLLLMTGLLFLFGALVTLTGISVYIAYSAAAFEEAVCLLRSKDLLVEIDIRFGWSLALVWISFVTEVLTGAVFLLAARVVGLKRRREQAL; encoded by the exons ATGAGGGTTCACCTGGGCGTCCTCTCCCTCTTCCTGGCCCTGGTGGGAGTTTCAAGCTTCGTCTTCCTCGTGGTGGCCATCGCGACGGACTTCTGGTACATCATCGATGCCTCCAAGCTGGAGACGTCCCGCAACGGCACGGTCGCCCTCAGCTCGCACTCGGGCCTGTGGCGGACCTGCCGCG TGAGGAGCGAATGTTACCCTTTGATAAACCCCTTCTGGCATGAGAATGCAAACATCACTGATTCACACAGACAGCTTTTGT acaTGCATGGAACATTTGTCATACTGATGCCCCTCAGCCTGATATTGATGATTTTTGGAGGAATGACTGGATTCATCAGTATTGTTGCCAGGGCCTACCTACTGCTTCTAATGACGggactgctttttctttttggag ctcttGTTACACTTACTGGGATCAGTGTCTATATTGCATATTCAGCTGCTGCCTTCGAAGAAGCTGTCTGCCTCCTGAGGAGTAAGGATCTCCTGGTAGAAATCGACATCAGGTTTGGCTGGTCGCTGGCACTAGTCTGGATCTCCTTTGTCACAGAAGTGCTCACCGGGGCTGTGTTTCTCCTGGCAGCAAGAGTTGTGGGCCTGAAACGGCGACGTGAACAGGCGTTGTGA
- the TMEM114 gene encoding transmembrane protein 114 isoform X2 has translation MRVHLGVLSLFLALVGVSSFVFLVVAIATDFWYIIDASKLETSRNGTVALSSHSGLWRTCRVRSECYPLINPFWHENANITDSHRQLLSLVTLTGISVYIAYSAAAFEEAVCLLRSKDLLVEIDIRFGWSLALVWISFVTEVLTGAVFLLAARVVGLKRRREQAL, from the exons ATGAGGGTTCACCTGGGCGTCCTCTCCCTCTTCCTGGCCCTGGTGGGAGTTTCAAGCTTCGTCTTCCTCGTGGTGGCCATCGCGACGGACTTCTGGTACATCATCGATGCCTCCAAGCTGGAGACGTCCCGCAACGGCACGGTCGCCCTCAGCTCGCACTCGGGCCTGTGGCGGACCTGCCGCG TGAGGAGCGAATGTTACCCTTTGATAAACCCCTTCTGGCATGAGAATGCAAACATCACTGATTCACACAGACAGCTTTTGT ctcttGTTACACTTACTGGGATCAGTGTCTATATTGCATATTCAGCTGCTGCCTTCGAAGAAGCTGTCTGCCTCCTGAGGAGTAAGGATCTCCTGGTAGAAATCGACATCAGGTTTGGCTGGTCGCTGGCACTAGTCTGGATCTCCTTTGTCACAGAAGTGCTCACCGGGGCTGTGTTTCTCCTGGCAGCAAGAGTTGTGGGCCTGAAACGGCGACGTGAACAGGCGTTGTGA